CCATGGTCGATCATGAATTGCAAAGCGTCCGCATTGAGCCCTTCTCCAGTTACCAGGACAATCGGTCCATAATCCGAGCCGTACTGGCCGTCAACATCGGCCCCATGCTCAACCAGCAGTTCTGCCAATTCTCTGCGCTTGGGAAAGTACAAAGCCCGCGCCAGGCCAAGATCGAGATCATGCTGGGTGAACTTACCGGATGCCAGGATTTCACGTACTCGATCAATATCATCTTCATTAACCGCCTTGGGAAGTGCTTCCCAGTCGTACTTGACGTTGGAAAGCTGATCCGCTCCGCGCAACATGGTTTCCACCACATGCATGAGCTCACCCCAGTTCCTGCAACCATACTCCTGCGCCATCTCGTACTGGACATCAGCAAGGGTGCGACCTTCGGCTAATCGTTGGCGACGTTTGGCCTGCTTGCGCAGGTGTTCTGCGGACGGCTTTACGGGAAGCCGCTTGCGTGCATTGGACATAATAAACCCTTTCTTTGTTGGGCCGGCGTCCGCTAAGTCGGCAAGAAACGGTTTCTAAGACTGTGTATTTTAAGCAGGTAGGTTGGACCTTTTCCGCGGACGGGCTGCACCCTGAAATGCGATGGAGATCACAGTCTTTGTCCCGTCTTTGGTCAAGGGAGAAATAGCATCTGACGCAACATTAGCCACAGGCATAAGGAGCAATTTATTCCGACAATAACTTAGAAATTCGCTGTTGAAGCGCAGGGATCACCTCATCTTTAAACCAAGGATTCTTCTTTAACCAAATGTTATTACGCGGGCTTGGATGTGGCAGCGGGATAACCTTCGGCCAATAGTCCTGCCAATTACGAACGGTTTCCGTGAGGTTTTTCTGCTTGCTGGTTAAATGATAGTCGTGGGCGTATTTACCGATAACCAAATTCAACTCAAGCTTGGGTATACGGGCTAATAGCTGTTCACGCCACGCTGGCGCGCATTCAGGCCGAGGTGGCAGATCGCCCGACTTGCCAGTACCTGGATAACAAAAG
The Rubellicoccus peritrichatus DNA segment above includes these coding regions:
- a CDS encoding uracil-DNA glycosylase family protein, with translation MEAHTSLLARVRACRICETHLPDGPRPVLQLHPKARIMVSGQAPGRKVHATGIPFDDASGERLREWMGVSDETFYDEKKVAILPMGFCYPGTGKSGDLPPRPECAPAWREQLLARIPKLELNLVIGKYAHDYHLTSKQKNLTETVRNWQDYWPKVIPLPHPSPRNNIWLKKNPWFKDEVIPALQQRISKLLSE